In Ornithorhynchus anatinus isolate Pmale09 chromosome 5, mOrnAna1.pri.v4, whole genome shotgun sequence, the DNA window GGCCCCAGCAAAAGGATGAAAAGAGGGCACATACTCAGGCGTCTGAAGATGCTTGGGGCTTCCTTGCTCTTGCAGACGGGCAGGAATTCTGGTGGCAGGGAAGGATGAGTGCAGATGGACAAGGTGGCCTTCCGGCTCTGCAGGTCGGCACCGGGGCCCTCCAAGAGGTCAGCCAGCTTCCTCACGGCATCCAGTGGAAACTGGAGGCCGCTGTCCTGAGCTCGGGAGAGAGAAGGTCTGTCAGGTGCCCGCATTCCAAAGTCTCGGGGCTTGGGCCCTGCTCCCCTGTGGGGataatgggatgggatgggagggaaagggaagggatgggatgggatgggatgggatgagggcATGGGGGGAAGGGTGTCGGCTAACCAGAAAACTGTGCAGTCTGGCTCAGAGTGGGCTCCTCCCTGATCCAGGAGCCGTTCCAACAAATGTGCCTTTTCTAAGGGACACTTTCCAAAGAAGTCATGGTTTCTGCCAGATCTTTCAGGGGCGAGCAGTGGTGCGGACGGGATTCGCCTTTGGAGTGGACTCCAAGTAGGAgtactcctgcctcccagccgaCCCCAAGGGCCCTGAGGCCACCTCGCCAACCGGATTGCCAGGCCCTGCcagccttctccctctgcccgccACCCAGGCCTGGCTACCCTCAGGCCCGTTCATCCGGGCTGATGGAGAAGGGGCTGAGAtggaggggaggacggggatgGGCGGAGACGGGTGGGctggagggattcattcattcaatcgtattgattgagtgcttactatgtgcagagcactggactaagcacttggaatggacaattcagaatAAGGAGGCAGGGCTTGGGCGGGTGGGGCTGGGATAGGTGGGAATGAGGAGTCTGCTCCTCCATTCCCCCCCcgacaccctctgctcttccccttcccctcccctcagcactgtgctcatttgtatatattatttactaccctatttattttgttaatgaggtgtatatctccttgatcctattcatcttgatgatgttgtcttgttttgttctgttttgctttgctgtctgtctcccctgtttagactgcgagcccaacgttgggcaggaatggtctctatctgttgccgaattgtacattacaagtgcattgtccagtgctctgcacatagtaagcgctcaataaatactattgaatgaatgaatgaatggggctgagATGGGCAGGGCTGGCGCGAAGCAAGGGCCGGGATAAGTGGGAGTGATAATAAttacgttgatatttgttaagcgcttactatgtgccaagcactgttctaagtgccgaggtagatacaaggtaatcaggttgtcccacgtggggcttacagtcttcatccctatttgacagatgaggtaactgaggcgcagagaagctaagtgacttgcccaagattacaca includes these proteins:
- the GUCA2B gene encoding guanylate cyclase activator 2B translates to MTRFGLLVVVVVVAIVALAQVAHPAFKVAAQDSGLQFPLDAVRKLADLLEGPGADLQSRKATLSICTHPSLPPEFLPVCKSKEAPSIFRRLRTIANDDLCELCTNAACTGCY